The Pochonia chlamydosporia 170 chromosome Unknown PCv3seq00012, whole genome shotgun sequence genome has a segment encoding these proteins:
- a CDS encoding serine threonine protein kinase (similar to Colletotrichum gloeosporioides Nara gc5 XP_007276355.1) — protein sequence MDDIEELRRRLREAESRAKEAEDRRDKAEALVTASQPQNLQQYLETCHSLHLAIEVVTDRSLTTQGETTNPTGRIFPRRIIPWDSFAMRQQEIWNDLSISDLFSKPAFPSNHQMEYVKSLLKPISSELGLRDFERDVVENAVQKLVDRAHTDPLLRSTLGIQGTVTFESHTNLGTTEDLISEPMEHMSLGGDNPVATAQGFAPKQAAAPKARRRARGKGNRADQFCIYRSSEGQNVPAIAIEYKAPHKLSLDEIITGLEAGIQPERDVINKDSQGFALTARRLAAAVVTQLFSYMIGKGIQFGYICTGQALVFLHIPDDPSIVYFSVCVPNQDVMDDDETRLHRTAVAQVFAFILQALRARPPPETWHDEAETLGTWAVEYDDILRDIPMSERKRKEPRASPYKPQRWKGFKRSPIRTRYRCQQPGSNAGRLEDNDEDPPSPTPNPSRTRGKASPSVGTSSGSGNQGQRSGQQKESSPVQKPNIQSRLFCTHRCLLGLAHGGSMDKNCPNASHHGQMHISRLEFLRLIRHQLAIDRGRDANCAPLHRSGSRGSLFKVRLASHGYTLVAKGVEGLDLACLQHENDMYSRLQAIQGKYVPVCLGTIGLVRPYYYDSGVYVHFMFLSWAGLPLFDCVEPAMKDGIANAVTMAFKAMHKLRVLHRDAEPRNILYNTTSRELMVVDFERAEFHGRRPLGSIGPNQSRKRKRGVLQNQKKDDFARELESATARASSCVANLPSPSEITSRL from the coding sequence ATGGATGATATTGAAGAGCTTCGACGAAGGCTTCGAGAAGCAGAGAGTCGAGCGAAAGAGGCTGAGGACAGACGCGACAAAGCCGAAGCACTCGTCACCGCTTCGCAGCCACAAAACCTTCAACAATATCTCGAGACTTGCCATTCCCTCCATCTTGCTATCGAAGTTGTAACTGACCGATCTTTGACTACGCAAGGAGAAACTACCAATCCTACAGGACGAATTTTCCCCCGACGAATAATCCCTTGGGACAGCTTTGCAATGAGACAACAAGAGATCTGGAACGATCTCTCAATCAGCGACTTGTTCTCTAAGCCCGCATTCCCATCTAATCATCAGATGGAATACGTCAAGTCATTGCTCAAGCCCATTAGCAGTGAACTTGGGCTGCGGGATTTCGAGCGTGATGTCGTCGAAAACGCGGTTCAGAAGTTGGTTGACCGAGCACACACGGATCCATTGCTGCGAAGTACTCTCGGTATCCAGGGAACAGTGACGTTTGAGAGCCATACGAATCTCGGAACGACAGAAGATCTTATATCTGAGCCAATGGAACACATGTCGCTGGGCGGAGATAACCCAGTTGCTACAGCACAAGGATTTGCCCCGAAGCAGGCAGCAGCACCCAAGGCCCGTCGCAGAGCGAGGGGGAAGGGCAATCGAGCGGACCAGTTCTGTATATACAGGAGTTCAGAGGGACAAAATGTTCCAGCCATTGCTATCGAGTACAAGGCACCACACAAATTAAGTCTCGACGAGATCATCACCGGTCTTGAGGCGGGAATTCAGCCGGAACGTGATGTGATTAACAAGGACAGTCAGGGCTTTGCCTTGACGGCCCGACGCCTTGCCGCCGCTGTGGTTACTCAGCTCTTCTCTTACATGATCGGCAAGGGCATCCAGTTCGGTTATATATGCACGGGACAGGCATTAGTCTTTCTTCACATCCCAGACGATCCTTCCATAGTCTACTTCTCGGTATGCGTGCCAAATCAGGACGTaatggacgacgacgagacgAGACTCCATCGCACAGCCGTCGCGCAGGTTTTCGCCTTCATTCTCCAGGCTCTCCGCGCTAGACCACCACCTGAGACATGGCATGACGAGGCCGAGACGCTCGGTACTTGGGCTGTCGAATACGATGATATTCTGAGGGATATCCCGATGTCGGAACGCAAGCGCAAGGAACCACGCGCCTCTCCTTATAAGCCACAGCGTTGGAAAGGATTTAAGAGATCGCCAATTCGGACCCGCTACCGCTGCCAACAACCAGGCAGCAACGCAGGACGACTGGAGGACAACGATGAAGATCCCCCTTCCCCGACTCCGAATCCATCTCGCACTCGTGGGAAAGCGTCGCCGTCAGTTGGCACGAGCTCGGGTAGCGGGAACCAAGGACAGCGCAGCGGCCAGCAGAAAGAGTCAAGCCCAGTGCAGAAACCGAATATACAAAGCCGGCTATTTTGTACTCACCGTTGTCTTCTGGGATTGGCTCATGGCGGgtccatggacaagaactGCCCCAACGCAAGCCATCACGGGCAAATGCACATTAGTAGACTTGAGTTTCTGCGGCTCATCCGACACCAGCTTGCCATAGACCGCGGACGCGATGCGAATTGCGCGCCTCTCCATAGATCCGGTTCTCGCGGGTCACTCTTCAAGGTGCGGCTGGCGTCTCACGGCTATACACTAGTTGCCAAGGGAGTGGAGGGCCTAGACCTTGCCTGCCTGCAGCACGAGAACGATATGTATAGCCGActccaagccatccaagGGAAGTATGTCCCTGTATGCCTGGGCACTATTGGTCTGGTACGGCCATACTATTATGACAGCGGCGTTTATGTACACTTTATGTTCCTCAGCTGGGCTGGGCTACCGCTCTTTGACTGTGTTGAACCGGCCATGAAAGACGGCATCGCCAACGCTGTCACCATGGCGTTCAAGGCAATGCACAAGTTGCGCGTTCTCCACCGTGACGCGGAACCACGCAACATTCTATACAATACAACCAGTCGTGAGCTCATGGTTGTGGATTTTGAGCGCGCCGAGTTCCACGGTCGCCGGCCCTTGGGCTCAATTGGCCCTAATCAGAGTCGGAAGAGGAAGCGTGGAGTATTACAGAATCAAAAGAAGGATGACTTTGCGCGTGAGCTGGAGTCCGCTACAGCAAGGGCATCAAGTTGTGTCGCGAACTTGCCCAGTCCTTCAGAAATCACGTCGCGGCTCTAA
- a CDS encoding myb family transcription factor (similar to Metarhizium robertsii ARSEF 23 XP_011411442.1) gives MDGIILTQTSPMLKTQNHSTLSPGSSWDSAITIASSPSSMSSCDGIDDDESDSFGDSGEISSKSTSERLDIDLGLSTSSTMQLVARQEDPERAPVPTPPDPNRLQALFSEYEKLVNRQEVPHEREGALVKSKIKPTSGYLARRAYSQFADEESPRPNHPESCHQAIPHPLVSAAREQKRGISKRKNQRQKKGASRGSLRTKRALASTLQEYEYMQLGEARRAPNGSIEVEVFWAPIFLPCDQLRGEQAIEEAKDLVIRKFGHVAWETEQTKFGCVGTKRRTLG, from the coding sequence ATGGACGGAATCATATTGACACAAACGAGTCCAATGCTCAAGACTCAAAATCACTCCACTTTGTCACCTGGGTCATCTTGGGATTCCGCCATTACGATTGCATCTTCACCCAGCAGCATGAGTAGCTGCGACGGCAtcgatgatgacgaatcGGATTCTTTCGGCGACTCTGGCGAAATCTCCTCAAAATCTACCTCTGAGAGGCTCGACATCGATTTGGGCctctcaacctcctccaccatgcAACTGGTGGCTAGGCAGGAGGATCCTGAGAGAGCTCCCGTACCCACACCTCCGGACCCTAACCGTCTTCAAGCTCTCTTTTCCGAGTATGAAAAGCTTGTCAATAGACAGGAGGTACCGCATGAACGCGAGGGCGCACTAGTCAAAAGTAAGATAAAGCCCACGTCTGGGTACCTCGCTCGTCGGGCTTACAGCCAATTTGCAGATGAAGAATCTCCGCGCCCCAATCACCCAGAATCTTGCCATCAAGCTATCCCACACCCGCTTGTGAGCGCTGCCCGTGAACAGAAACGAGGAATCTCAAAGCGCAAGAACCAGCGCCAGAAGAAGGGCGCTTCACGTGGCTCTTTGCGTACGAAACGTGCGCTAGCTAGTACTCTTCAGGAATACGAATACATGCAACTGGGAGAAGCACGTCGAGCGCCCAACGGGTCAATTGAAGTGGAAGTGTTTTGGGCGCCTATCTTCCTGCCGTGCGACCAATTGCGTGGGGAACAGGCAATCGAAGAGGCGAAAGACTTGGTGATTAGAAAGTTTGGGCACGTCGCATGGGAGACGGAACAGACTAAGTTTGGCTGCGTGGGCACGAAGAGGCGCACATTGGGGTAG
- a CDS encoding myb family transcription factor (similar to Metarhizium robertsii ARSEF 23 XP_011411442.1), with protein MNGIPSATLASSPSKSSDEKLDIDAGISTSFTMQPVAAEQEEPERTPVPKPLDADRLHALFSEYEKLVNGQEVPREREDSPDENNESFSDQPKPRQKAISSPTANVARKQQRGISKSKTQQRKVTSRRASRTKRALASSVHEYEYMHLGEARRASNGSVEVQVFWAPIFLPCNQLRGEQAIEEAKNLVTRKFGHAAWKREMSKFDCVGMKKSELD; from the exons atgaatgGAATTCCTTCAGCGACTCTGGCGAGCTCCCCCTCGAAATCTTCTGATGAGAAGCTAGACATCGACGCAGGCATTTCAACTTCCTTCACCATGCAGCCGGTAGCTGCTGAGCAGGAGGAACCTGAGAGAACTCCCGTACCCAAGCCTTTGGACGCTGACCGTCTTCATGCTCTCTTTTCTGAGTATGAAAAGCTTGTCAATGGGCAGGAGGTACCGCGTGAACGCGAGGACTCACCAGATGAGA ATAACGAATCTTTCTCCGATCAACCCAAACCACGTCAGAAAGCCATCTCCAGCCCGACTGCGAATGTCGCCCGTAAGCAGCAACGAGGAATCTCGAAGAGCAAGACCCAACAGCGGAAGGTTACTTCACGTAGGGCTTCGCGGACGAAACGCGCCTTAGCGAGCAGTGTTCACGAATACGAATACATGCACCTAGGAGAAGCACGTCGAGCATCAAACGGATCTGTTGAAGTTCAAGTTTTTTGGGCAcccatcttcttgccgtGCAACCAATTGCGTGGGGAACAGGCAATCGAAGAGGCGAAAAACTTGGTGACCAGGAAGTTTGGCCACGCCGCTTGGAAGAGGGAGATGAGCAAGTTCGACTGCGTaggcatgaagaagagcgaATTGGACTAG